A genomic region of Pyramidobacter porci contains the following coding sequences:
- a CDS encoding flagellar biosynthesis protein FliR: protein MEKKIIMGLPALNFQALLGLVLFAATFFLVKLIRGVQTGRYPGGGAMLIYLRSVLWLCLVGGLMMFFGALLGFRYV, encoded by the coding sequence GTGGAAAAAAAGATCATCATGGGGCTCCCGGCCCTCAATTTTCAGGCCCTGTTGGGCCTCGTTCTCTTTGCGGCGACGTTCTTCCTTGTAAAGCTGATCCGCGGCGTTCAGACGGGCCGTTACCCCGGGGGCGGCGCGATGTTGATTTATCTTCGCTCGGTCTTGTGGCTCTGTCTTGTCGGCGGTCTGATGATGTTTTTCGGAGCGCTCCTTGGTTTTCGATATGTTTAA
- a CDS encoding acyl-CoA carboxylase subunit beta, protein MAVKTIDELCNVLLDKRAKAAAGGGEKAVAKHKAKGSLTARERIDLLMDEGSFVELDEFVEHRCTNFGMENKKYLGDGVVTGYGTVGGRIVYVFSQDFTVLGGSLGQMHAAKICKVMDLALRNGCPIVGINDSGGARIQEAVDALDGYGGIFYRNTISSGIIPQMSVIVGPTAGGAVYSPALTDYIFMVDKISIMHITGPAVIKTVTGEEISSEELGGAKTHNSRSGNAHFFAASEQECFRQVRDVLSYLPSNNMGDAPRVATSDPVSRTEMALRTMVPTDANKGYDVHNVIKAVVDDGKFVEVQAMWAKNIVIGYASFDGMPVGIVANQASVMAGCLDIDCSDKASRFIRHCDAFNLPIVTFVDVPGYLPGKAQEWGGIIRHGAKMLYAYSEATVPLITVVMRKAYGGAYIGMCSKALGADSVLAWPQSQIAVMGAAGAANIIFRKEIEAAKDPQAERAELISEYEDAFATPYQAASRGYVDKVILPEETRYEVIQALKAHRTKRQALPRKKHGVMPN, encoded by the coding sequence ATGGCGGTAAAAACCATCGATGAGCTTTGCAATGTGCTTCTCGACAAGCGCGCCAAGGCGGCGGCCGGCGGCGGCGAGAAGGCCGTTGCCAAGCACAAGGCCAAGGGCAGTCTCACGGCTCGTGAAAGGATCGATCTCCTCATGGACGAGGGATCGTTCGTCGAGCTCGACGAATTTGTGGAACATCGCTGCACGAATTTCGGCATGGAGAACAAAAAATATTTAGGCGACGGCGTCGTCACGGGCTACGGCACGGTCGGCGGACGCATCGTTTACGTTTTCAGCCAGGACTTTACGGTTCTCGGCGGTTCTCTGGGACAGATGCACGCCGCCAAGATCTGCAAAGTCATGGACCTCGCCCTTCGCAACGGCTGTCCGATCGTCGGCATCAACGACAGCGGCGGAGCTCGTATTCAGGAAGCCGTTGACGCTTTGGACGGCTACGGCGGAATCTTCTACCGCAATACCATTTCCAGCGGCATCATCCCGCAGATGTCGGTCATCGTCGGTCCGACGGCTGGCGGCGCGGTGTACAGCCCCGCTCTGACGGACTACATCTTCATGGTTGACAAGATCAGCATCATGCATATTACGGGCCCCGCCGTCATCAAGACGGTGACCGGCGAAGAGATTTCCAGCGAGGAACTGGGCGGCGCCAAAACTCATAACAGCCGCTCCGGCAACGCGCATTTCTTTGCCGCTTCGGAGCAGGAATGCTTCCGGCAGGTTCGTGACGTGCTGAGCTACTTGCCCAGCAACAACATGGGCGACGCGCCCCGCGTGGCGACGAGCGACCCCGTCTCCCGCACGGAGATGGCCCTGCGCACCATGGTGCCTACCGACGCCAACAAGGGATACGATGTGCACAACGTGATCAAGGCCGTGGTTGACGACGGCAAGTTCGTCGAGGTTCAGGCGATGTGGGCCAAGAACATCGTGATCGGCTATGCCAGTTTCGACGGCATGCCGGTCGGCATTGTCGCCAATCAGGCCAGCGTGATGGCGGGATGTCTCGATATCGACTGCTCTGATAAGGCGAGCCGTTTTATCCGTCACTGCGACGCCTTCAACCTTCCGATCGTGACGTTCGTCGACGTCCCCGGCTACCTGCCCGGCAAGGCGCAGGAGTGGGGCGGCATCATCCGTCACGGCGCCAAGATGCTGTACGCTTACAGCGAGGCTACGGTGCCCCTGATCACGGTGGTGATGCGCAAAGCTTACGGCGGCGCTTACATCGGCATGTGTTCCAAGGCTCTGGGAGCCGATTCTGTCCTTGCCTGGCCTCAGTCGCAGATCGCCGTCATGGGAGCGGCCGGCGCGGCCAATATCATCTTCCGCAAGGAGATCGAAGCGGCCAAGGATCCTCAGGCTGAGCGCGCCGAGCTCATCAGCGAGTATGAAGACGCCTTTGCGACGCCGTACCAGGCGGCCAGCCGCGGCTATGTCGACAAGGTCATCCTCCCCGAAGAAACCCGGTACGAAGTCATTCAGGCGTTGAAGGCTCATCGCACAAAACGTCAAGCCCTGCCCCGCAAGAAGCACGGCGTCATGCCCAACTAG